Part of the Sorghum bicolor cultivar BTx623 chromosome 1, Sorghum_bicolor_NCBIv3, whole genome shotgun sequence genome, ATTACACTGAAAACACTATAAAACGTTGTACATATAAGTATATAACTAAAAGATAATGTAAATATATGAGTAAAAATCAGTAGTCCGAAGCTTCCAAGACATTCCGTTGCATGATAGGCATGTCCTTGTTTTTCTATTCCTACATATATCATCGACGTGGCAGGTACGGTGCCTAGTATACAGTATACTActagagtttcaacttgctacGACAGTTCTACTGTTAGGCTGGAGCAGCTGCCGTTGCAGTTTCAACGAAGTGGTCAAAGGCGGTGACTAAGCCGCCATGCATGTTTGGTAGCAGCCAATAGGGCGGTGCGAATTCTCTTCGCACCCGTCGCTGTGCACACAGCGGCGATCGAGTCAAACATACAAACATACTGACAGACGCCACCACTCGCATCACCCGTGCGCTCCATGccaaattgccaccaaattcagTATTCAATTTGTCAACGTTGCGAGTATGCCGGTGCAGCGATGCACCCGAccctccttatatatatataagacgaAACAAGCATCGGTCTCATCTCATCCTGTTGTCATCTATTCATCTCGTTGGACACGAATACGACCGATAGCAGAGCTTAGCAATTATATGGTTATGGGTGCGCTGTTCCCATGGCTGGCATGGTTGCTCCTCTCCCTCGCCGGCAGCATATACCTCCTCGGCCATCTCGTGCACgaccgtcgtcgtcgccgtggTCTACCGCCGGGACCCCACCCACTGCCCGTCATCGGCAGCCTCCACCTGCTCGGTAACCAGCCGCACCGCTCCTTGGCCAGGCTCGCCAAGACGCACGGCCCGCTCATGTCCCTCCGCCTGGGCGCGGTGACCACGGTGGTGGCCTCCTCCCCGGCCGCCGCCCGGGAGATCCTGCAGCGGCACGACGCCGTCTTCAGCAACAGGCGGTCCGTGCCGGACGCCCCCGGCGCCCACGCCAGGAACTCGACGGTCTGGCTGCCCAACGCGCCGCGCTGGCGCGCGCTGCGCAAGATCATGGGCACCGAGCTGTTCGCGCCGCACAGGCTGGACGCGCTCCAGCACCTCCGGCGCGACAAGGCGCAGGAGCTCGTGGACCACGTCGGGCGGCTGGCGCGCAACGGGGAGGGCGTCACCGTCGGCCGCGTCGCGTTCACCACCAGCCTGAACCTCGTCGCGCGCACCGTCTTCTCCCGCGACCTCACCGGcctcgacgacgacggcgggtcCAGGGAGTTCCAGGAGGTGGTGACGGACATCATGGAGGCCGTGGGCAGCCCCAACGTCTCCGACTACTTCCCGGCGCTCGCGCCCGCCGACCTGCAGGGATGGCGCCGGCGGTTGGCACGGCTGTTCGCGCGGCTGCACCGGATCTTCGACGAGGAGATCGACGGGAGGCTGCGTGGCCGCGAGGCTGGCGAGCCCAAGAAGAACGACTTCCTCGACCTGCTGCTGGACGCCGCCGACGACGATGACAACACGGCGGGCCTGGATCGCGACACACTCCGTTCACTCTTCACGGTAAGCCGTATATTCACTGCATTGTATGGGGAGCAAGTTCGCATGTTTGGTCAGCCGGATTTTCTGAATTTCTGTCCATACTtcgttattattttttttatgttgcTGCATTTCGACAAGAAAGAGATAAGGGTATGGGTTTCCCATGTGAACTTTGTCACAAAGGAACGTCTCTTTCATAAATTGGTGTTTCGTCACATTGTCGAGACTCGAGAGATATTGACGTTTTGTAAGATTCTCGAGAGCCATGACCTATTGTCAAATCTATGAAAAAAAACTGTTTTTCTTCTCCTAACATAAATACTATATATACAATTTTATATCTGGTCAAAATGAAACAAATCTGAATTTGACTAAGTCTCAATAAACATATTTCATGATAAATTTAAACATATTTTTTTATACAAAAAATGTTCAAACCTCAAATCATTTAACTTACCACTATCTtaggcctgtttagtttcccacccaaaatttttttatctatcccatcaaatctttggacacatgtatgtaacattatatatatatatatatataaactaattacacagtttggttgaaaatcacgagacgaatcttttaagcctagttaatccattattaaccttaagtgctacagtaacccacatgtgctaatgacatatTAATTATACTTAGGGTCTGTCTAGCTATCTGCTGACAGATTTTTGTTGTCAAAATCTGTCAAATTTTTATCCAATCAACAGATGACAGCTCATCCAAAAAAATCTGACGGATAGAACATTGAAATATCTGTCAACTAAAACATAAATAGATCATCCCATAACGGCTTCCCAAATCCAACATCCATTAACAGCAAAAACAAAACGCACTCTTTTGATTTATGGTACACCCGTAGCTGGCTCACTATACACGTCTCACTGTCGTCACTGCTCActtcttgttcttgctctcTAGCAGCCGCTTCGGCTCAATGTCGCAGTTCACTTGTTGTTCTTGCTCTCCAGTAGCCGCTTCAGCTCGATGAAGATCAAGACCACAATCTGGATCAGGTTCTTCTTCGCGACCTAGGTCACCACCCTCCCTCTGGCCACCAAGAGCACGCTGGTCGTTCCTCTGCCCTCGCCACCTTCCTCATCCATCTCAGAATTCTCTAACAACATGTTGTGGTGGATGCACATCTCCTTGCAAGCCGGTATCTGCAGAGCATCCTATTGACAAAAAAACTAAATCATCACAACTATGGAAAAATAGCAGCTATGAAAGCCATTTAGCTCTCCAAAATCATTTAACACACTAAGCATGTAACATAATAAGCATGAATAAAAAACTCTGGCTGCATGTGCACATTGCAGGTTGACAATCAGACTATAAACACTAATCGAGATGTGTTAAGGCCCTGTTTTGTTGGTGTTGTGAACCGTCACATCGAGTGtttgtttggacacatgcatagagtactaaatatagactatttacgaaactaaaaatacagctaaagaataatttgcatgacgaatcttttgaaactaatagtctatgattggacactaattaccaaataaaacaaaaatgctacaatacctgttaaactttaacacccccaCCCAAACACCCCTTTAATGGTCATACCTACTATCTAGGTATTAGATATCCAAGTCTTAGTTCATAATGACAAGAAACCATCTGGGTTCTAAAAGATATTGATCCCCACCTAGAGTACAGCCCTTCCACCAGCATCATCAACACTGAGAAAGCCATATATCGCAAACAGCTATATCATCAACACTGAGAAACAGTTTGAGTTGTTTTACGGAATTCCAAAAAGGACAGGTCTTCTGTCTGAACTTCCCTAAGACTAGAGTCGTTGTAGACACCATGTCCAGTGCAATCGTTTAGAACATATATAGCTTCAATAAAACTATTATATACAAGGAGTGGCGCTTTAGCTGCAAAAATGTAAGCAAATGTTAATCAGTGACTTGATACGTGTTAGTTAGTGGCTTCAAAAACAAAAGTTTAGTTCAAAAACAAATACCTTTTTAGATGTTTTCAAAAAGATAGTCAGCCAAATGCCTTATCTTCTCAGACTCATCAACTAAAGATGGCAGAAACCAAAGGAAGAGAACCCCTCTCCATTTTACATAGTCCCTGTGGACAAAAAAAGCAGTCTCATTAACCATGACCCAATATTCAAAATAAAGCATTATAGAAGTGATTAGCACCTGCAGCAACTTAGAGAGTAGGATAAAAACATTTGTCTCCGTACTACTTCACAGGGATCACGTAGTGCTTTTGTTATTTTTGACATATAACTGCAGAAACGTCACACACACAAAAACAAGTTAAGCAACTCAACTAAATTCACCAAGAAAAAACAAAGGTCAAACTCAAACATAAAAACAATAATGCAAATCAACACAACACACATAGAAGTCATCAGCTGCCCGAACCTCGGAGTGCAGCAGCTCCAACAGCAGAAAaaaaagcagcagcagcagctccaacAGCAGCTCAAAACCAACCTAGAGAAAACTAAAAACAAAGATACACAGTCACACTTACACATAGACCCCCAAAGCTAGCATACAAATACACAAACAACTATAAACTAACAAGAAAAAAAGCCtacaaaaacacacacacagagaTACTCACACACaaacaagaaaaaaagaaaaagacccaCAAAACACCCACAAACAGCACAAACACACCTAAAGACACACACagacaaacacacacacacacacaaatatAGCTGCACAAACACACGTAAAGAAACACATGCACACAcggagacacacacacacacacaaagacCAACAGAGCCAAAAAACACATGCAtccacaaaaacaaaaacattcACAAACACAGACACACTTACACTTTCTTATAGACCCACACAACACAAAACTAGCACCCACACAACCTGTTACCCACAAAGAGACATACTcacactcacacacacacacaccaaacaaacaaaaaaaaggaaaaaaatgaaaaagaaaaaaaaagaaaggaaaacatAGTGCCCATGTAAACCATAAACAACCACTTAATGATTCTTTGTTAGTAGATATACATAACTATATAGCAGCGACAATGTGACTGATTTACACAGACAAGATAGAAAAATGTAAAGGATGATGCTAATTTGTACCATGAATCTAAGATAGTTGCACTACCATGGCCAAATAATTCTTTTACTCGCTTAGTTGTTTTAAATATGTGGTTGGAACATGGATCTATATAATGCAGTACAATGatgaatattttttatttgtaaGCATAGTTCCATGGATTGATAATGCAGTCAAGTGACGAATATTTGTTCTTTGTAAAATACGAGAAGTCACAATTTCCACATATGAACTTATCTTTAAAAACAAAGACATGTCCCATAAGCTCATTTATAGGTGTTAAATAATAAAGGAAGCAGCAGAGTACTCTGCTAGTATGTAAGCCTAAGTGCCTAACATAGACTTCTAGAGAGCACTGGTAAAATCTTGTTCTTAGAGCTTTGTTTGATCACAGCCACAATAAATACTTTCAAGCAGAAAATGATATTCATATGAAATACTGATTGTAGAGTAGACAAAATTACCTTCACCAGAACCTTTGATTTCCTCATGATCTTCACCACCTGACCAACATATGAGCCAGGCTCTTGAAGCAACTGCAACTCTTCCCGGAACATTCTAACTGAAAAATCAAAATTGCAAAGCCAAAATTAGAGTATGGTAATCAGAAAACAATAAATGTAGGAGGATGTCCTGCTCCTGAAACAGAGACAGCGGGAATATAATAAATCCTAAACAAAAGCATCATGGTGCAATCATGCAAGTGAATATTACTCCACTAGGTAATGGGCGCATGGTGATCATCAAAGATAATTTCA contains:
- the LOC8065682 gene encoding geraniol 8-hydroxylase, translating into MPVQRCTRPSLYIYKTKQASVSSHPVVIYSSRWTRIRPIAELSNYMVMGALFPWLAWLLLSLAGSIYLLGHLVHDRRRRRGLPPGPHPLPVIGSLHLLGNQPHRSLARLAKTHGPLMSLRLGAVTTVVASSPAAAREILQRHDAVFSNRRSVPDAPGAHARNSTVWLPNAPRWRALRKIMGTELFAPHRLDALQHLRRDKAQELVDHVGRLARNGEGVTVGRVAFTTSLNLVARTVFSRDLTGLDDDGGSREFQEVVTDIMEAVGSPNVSDYFPALAPADLQGWRRRLARLFARLHRIFDEEIDGRLRGREAGEPKKNDFLDLLLDAADDDDNTAGLDRDTLRSLFTDLFSAGSDTSSSTVEWAMTELLRSPTSMAKVCDELATVIGPRKNIEESDIGRLPYLQAVVKETFRLHPPAPLLLPRHAQTDVKIMGYTIPEGSRVFINVWAMGRDEETWPEPERFMPERFLGKTVDLRGGDFDLIPFGGGRRICPGMPLAIRMVHLLLASLLNQFTWRLPDEVERNGVDMAENFGLTLTKAVPLCAIATAI